Proteins encoded within one genomic window of Ctenopharyngodon idella isolate HZGC_01 chromosome 6, HZGC01, whole genome shotgun sequence:
- the chst7 gene encoding carbohydrate sulfotransferase 7, whose translation MKRRLQKKYIILILGYSVALLLIPYVLDYRSKSPHIKDGYQQQKCPDLESTIALWSSTRTGNSTEVEDYGNRSQSRTHIYLHATWRTGSSFLGELFNQHPDVFYLYEPMWNMWQALYPGDAGSLQGAVRDMMNSLFRCDFSVLKLYAGSSNISTAFIFGWKTNKVICSEPLCKAYKKHEIGLVQGDVCSKCQPRDIKELEKECKKYPVMVIKDVRVLDLAVLVPLMRDPAINLQIVQLFRDPRAVHNSRLKSKLALVKESIQVLRSKKQSDKYKRLLVPSNRVHRADNYVSSAMELICDNWLSDMLLVMNAPPWLRRNYMHLKYEDLVLRPVDELQRLYRFANLTLSKNMEKFVMNMTHGQGYSSDKPFLISSRDAKEAIYAWRERLNVEQVNQVEAYCSEVMRRLDYRKRNMDNT comes from the coding sequence ATGAAGAGAAGGCTTCAGAAAAAATACATCATCTTGATTCTAGGATACTCCGTGGCGCTTCTTTTAATTCCCTACGTATTAGATTACCGGAGCAAATCGCCCCACATTAAGGATGGATATCAGCAACAAAAGTGTCCCGATCTGGAGAGCACCATCGCTCTGTGGAGTAGCACCAGGACGGGCAATTCAACGGAGGTGGAGGACTATGGCAACAGGAGTCAGTCCAGAACGCACATATACCTCCACGCAACCTGGAGGACAGGTTCCTCATTTTTAGGGGAATTATTTAATCAGCACCctgatgtgttttatttatacgAGCCCATGTGGAATATGTGGCAGGCGCTTTATCCAGGAGATGCGGGTAGCTTACAAGGAGCAGTGAGAGACATGATGAACTCTCTGTTTAGATGCGATTTCTCAGTGTTAAAACTCTACGCAGGCTCGTCCAACATAAGTACCGCTTTTATTTTCGGCTGGAAAACGAACAAGGTCATTTGCTCTGAGCCTCTCTGCAAAGCGTATAAAAAACACGAAATTGGGTTAGTTCAAGGAGACGTCTGTAGCAAATGCCAGCCCAGAGATATCAAAGAGCTGGAGAAAGAGTGCAAAAAGTACCCCGTGATGGTCATCAAAGACGTGCGGGTTTTAGATTTGGCGGTTTTGGTGCCTCTCATGCGAGATCCCGCCATCAACCTCCAGATAGTCCAGTTGTTTCGCGACCCCAGGGCTGTGCACAACTCTCGACTGAAGTCCAAATTGGCTCTGGTGAAGGAGAGCATACAGGTGCTAAGGAGCAAGAAGCAGAGTGACAAATACAAGCGCCTTCTGGTGCCTAGCAATAGGGTCCACCGAGCCGATAACTACGTCTCGAGCGCAATGGAGTTAATATGCGACAACTGGCTCAGCGACATGTTGCTTGTTATGAACGCTCCGCCGTGGTTGAGGAGAAACTACATGCATCTGAAATACGAAGACCTAGTGCTCAGACCTGTGGACGAGCTCCAGAGGCTCTATCGTTTCGCCAACCTCACCCTTTCTAAGAACATGGAGAAGTTTGTGATGAACATGACCCACGGACAGGGCTATTCTTCAGATAAACCCTTCCTCATATCATCCAGAGACGCCAAAGAGGCAATTTACGCCTGGAGGGAAAGGCTGAACGTGGAGCAGGTGAACCAGGTTGAAGCCTACTGTAGTGAGGTCATGAGACGGCTGGATTATCGAAAAAGGAACATGGACAATACCTAA